The Streptomyces sp. NBC_00162 genome window below encodes:
- the secY gene encoding preprotein translocase subunit SecY, protein MLTAFARAFKTPDLRKKLLFTLAIIVLFRLGSHIPVPGVSYKNVQICVDQAGSSNGLFGLVNMFSGGALLQITIFALGIMPYITASIILQLLTVVIPKLENLKKEGQSGTAKITQYTRYLTVALAILQGTGLVATARTGALFQGCQVASQIVPDRSIFTTIVMVVTMTAGTCVVMWLGELVTDRGIGNGMSILMFISIAAGFIGALWQIKLQGKIADGWVEFGVVILVGLAMVALVVFVEQAQRRIPVQYAKRMIGRRAYGGTSTYIPLKVNQAGVIPVIFASSLLYIPALIVQFSGSTAGWATWIQKHFVKGDHPYYIATYFLLIVFFAFFYVAISFNPEEVADNMKKYGGFIPGIRAGRPTAEYLSYVLNRITWPGSLYLGLIALVPTMALAGFGANQNFPFGGTSILIIVGVGLETVKQIESQLQQRNYEGFLR, encoded by the coding sequence GTGCTCACCGCGTTCGCCCGGGCGTTCAAGACGCCCGACCTGCGCAAGAAGCTGCTCTTCACGCTCGCCATCATCGTGCTGTTCAGGCTCGGGTCCCACATCCCGGTCCCCGGCGTGAGCTACAAGAACGTTCAGATCTGTGTCGACCAGGCAGGCAGCAGCAACGGGCTGTTCGGTCTCGTCAACATGTTCAGCGGCGGTGCGCTGCTGCAGATCACGATCTTTGCGCTCGGCATCATGCCGTACATCACGGCGAGCATCATTCTGCAGCTGCTGACCGTGGTCATCCCGAAGCTGGAGAACCTCAAAAAAGAGGGACAGTCCGGCACGGCGAAGATCACTCAGTACACGCGCTATCTGACGGTCGCACTCGCGATCCTGCAGGGCACGGGCCTCGTGGCCACTGCCCGCACTGGTGCCCTGTTCCAGGGTTGCCAGGTCGCCAGCCAGATCGTCCCGGACCGGTCGATCTTCACCACGATCGTCATGGTGGTCACCATGACCGCCGGTACCTGCGTCGTCATGTGGCTCGGTGAGCTCGTGACCGACCGCGGCATCGGCAACGGCATGTCGATCCTCATGTTCATCTCGATCGCCGCCGGCTTCATCGGCGCCCTGTGGCAGATCAAGCTCCAGGGCAAGATCGCCGACGGCTGGGTCGAGTTCGGTGTCGTCATCCTGGTCGGCCTCGCGATGGTCGCCCTGGTGGTCTTCGTCGAGCAGGCGCAGCGCCGGATCCCGGTCCAGTACGCGAAGCGCATGATCGGCCGCCGTGCGTACGGCGGCACCTCGACCTACATCCCGCTCAAGGTGAACCAGGCGGGTGTGATCCCCGTCATCTTCGCCTCGTCGCTGCTGTACATCCCGGCGCTGATCGTTCAGTTCAGCGGTTCCACCGCGGGCTGGGCGACCTGGATCCAGAAGCACTTCGTCAAGGGCGACCACCCGTACTACATCGCGACCTACTTCCTCCTGATCGTCTTCTTCGCGTTCTTCTACGTGGCGATCTCGTTCAACCCCGAGGAAGTTGCAGACAACATGAAGAAGTATGGTGGGTTCATCCCGGGTATTCGTGCCGGTCGACCCACCGCCGAGTACCTGAGCTACGTGCTCAACCGGATCACTTGGCCGGGGTCGCTGTACCTGGGTCTCATCGCTCTTGTGCCGACGATGGCGTTGGCGGGCTTCGGAGCGAACCAGAACTTCCCGTTCGGCGGGACGAGCATCCTGATCATCGTGGGTGTGGGTCTGGAAACCGTGAAGCAGATCGAGAGCCAGCTCCAGCAGCGTAATTACGAAGGGTTCCTCCGCTGA
- the rplR gene encoding 50S ribosomal protein L18: MAYGVKIAKGDAYKRAAKARRHIRIRKNVSGTAERPRLVVTRSNRNIVAQVIDDLQGHTLASASTLDTSIRGGEGDKSAQAQAVGALVAERAKAAGVETVVFDRGGNRYAGRIAALADAAREAGLKF; this comes from the coding sequence CCAAGGGCGACGCGTACAAGCGCGCTGCCAAGGCTCGCCGCCACATCCGCATTCGCAAGAACGTGTCGGGTACGGCGGAGCGTCCGCGCCTCGTCGTGACGCGTTCCAACCGCAACATCGTTGCTCAGGTCATCGACGACCTCCAGGGTCACACCCTGGCGTCCGCGTCGACCCTGGACACCTCGATCCGCGGTGGCGAAGGCGACAAGAGCGCCCAGGCCCAGGCCGTCGGCGCGCTCGTGGCCGAGCGTGCGAAGGCTGCCGGCGTCGAGACCGTTGTCTTTGACCGCGGTGGCAACCGATACGCCGGGCGCATTGCCGCTCTGGCTGACGCCGCCCGCGAAGCCGGGCTGAAGTTCTAA
- the rpmD gene encoding 50S ribosomal protein L30 yields MARLKITQTKSYIGSKQNHRDTLRSLGLKRLNDVVVKEDRPEFRGMVQTVRHLVTVEEVD; encoded by the coding sequence ATGGCTCGCCTCAAGATCACGCAGACGAAGTCGTACATCGGCAGCAAGCAGAACCACCGCGACACTCTGCGTTCGCTCGGGCTCAAGCGCCTGAACGACGTGGTCGTCAAGGAGGACCGCCCCGAGTTCCGCGGAATGGTGCAGACCGTCCGCCACCTCGTGACGGTTGAGGAGGTTGACTAA
- the rpsE gene encoding 30S ribosomal protein S5 produces the protein MAGPQRRGSGAGGGERRDRKGRDGGPAAEKTAYVERVVAINRVAKVVKGGRRFSFTALVVVGDGDGTVGVGYGKAKEVPAAIAKGVEEAKKSFFKVPRIQGTIPHPITGERAAGVVLLKPASPGTGVIAGGPVRAVLECAGVHDILSKSLGSSNAINIVHATVAALKGLQRPEEIAARRGLPLEDVAPAALLRARAGAGA, from the coding sequence ATGGCTGGACCCCAGCGCCGCGGAAGCGGTGCCGGTGGCGGCGAGCGGCGGGACCGGAAGGGTCGCGACGGTGGCCCTGCCGCCGAGAAGACCGCTTACGTTGAGCGCGTTGTCGCGATCAACCGCGTCGCCAAGGTTGTCAAGGGTGGTCGCCGCTTCAGCTTCACCGCGCTGGTCGTGGTGGGCGACGGTGACGGCACCGTAGGTGTCGGATACGGCAAGGCCAAGGAAGTTCCCGCGGCCATCGCCAAGGGTGTCGAGGAAGCCAAGAAGAGCTTCTTCAAGGTTCCCCGCATCCAGGGCACCATCCCTCACCCGATCACGGGCGAGCGTGCCGCGGGCGTCGTGCTCCTGAAGCCGGCTTCCCCCGGTACCGGTGTTATCGCCGGTGGCCCGGTGCGCGCCGTTCTGGAGTGCGCCGGCGTTCACGACATCCTGTCGAAGTCGCTCGGCTCTTCCAACGCGATCAACATCGTGCACGCGACCGTGGCGGCCCTCAAGGGCCTGCAGCGTCCCGAGGAGATCGCGGCTCGCCGTGGTCTGCCCCTCGAGGACGTCGCCCCCGCGGCCCTGCTTCGTGCACGTGCTGGGGCGGGTGCGTAA
- the rplO gene encoding 50S ribosomal protein L15, with protein MAENSPLKAHNLRPAPGAKTAKTRVGRGEASKGKTAGRGTKGQKARYQIPQRFEGGQMPLHMRLPKLKGFKNPFRTEFQVVNLDKLGALYPEGGEVTVADLVAKGAVRKNSLVKVLGQGELSVALQVSVDAVSASAKEKIAAAGGTVTELV; from the coding sequence ATGGCTGAGAACAGCCCGCTGAAGGCCCACAACCTCCGTCCCGCCCCCGGTGCCAAGACCGCGAAGACCCGTGTCGGTCGTGGTGAGGCGTCGAAGGGTAAGACGGCCGGTCGTGGTACGAAGGGCCAGAAGGCCCGTTACCAGATCCCGCAGCGCTTCGAGGGTGGGCAGATGCCCCTCCACATGCGCCTGCCGAAGCTCAAGGGCTTCAAGAACCCGTTCCGCACCGAGTTCCAGGTCGTGAACCTGGACAAGCTCGGCGCTCTCTACCCCGAGGGTGGAGAAGTCACGGTGGCCGACCTGGTCGCCAAGGGCGCGGTTCGCAAGAACAGCCTCGTCAAGGTCCTGGGCCAGGGCGAGCTCTCCGTGGCGCTGCAGGTTTCGGTTGACGCCGTTTCCGCCTCCGCCAAGGAGAAGATTGCCGCTGCCGGCGGCACTGTCACCGAGCTCGTCTAA